A region of Desulfocurvibacter africanus subsp. africanus DSM 2603 DNA encodes the following proteins:
- a CDS encoding TRL-like family protein, whose amino-acid sequence MRTFPILLSTVALAAMLSGCATPLPTGAIYTGVTMPSAATAELSTDKKGTAQCISVLGLVAVGDCSIDTAVRDGGITKISHVDFRAKNILGVYGQYTTTVYGE is encoded by the coding sequence ATGAGAACATTCCCCATCCTGCTTTCCACTGTTGCTCTAGCCGCCATGCTCTCCGGATGCGCGACCCCACTGCCCACAGGGGCCATATACACCGGAGTCACCATGCCTTCGGCGGCCACGGCTGAACTCAGCACGGACAAGAAGGGCACTGCCCAGTGCATCTCCGTGCTCGGCCTAGTCGCCGTCGGGGATTGCAGCATAGACACCGCGGTACGCGACGGCGGCATCACGAAGATCAGCCACGTCGACTTCAGGGCGAAGAACATCCTGGGCGTATACGGACAATATACGACCACCGTATACGGAGAATAA